The following nucleotide sequence is from Octopus sinensis unplaced genomic scaffold, ASM634580v1 Contig02257, whole genome shotgun sequence.
CATATTCCCCACatccaaaaagagagaatgacTCTAAGGAAATTTGCCAGAAAATGAATATTCACAAGTGAAGCCAGACCATGGctggttctctctctcactgagaCATAAGAATAACTGAATGGGTTCAGGAGAATTGATTGAATCTGGAGTAGATTCAAAAAGGATTGGATTTGACTGAGAATAATCGACTGTTGGTCTAtcattattcatttgattttcaGTGTCATTTTGGGAACTTTGCAAGGTGATTGATTTCACAGAGACATTACTTTCATGACCCTTTGAATATCAGATCTGAAATCTGCCAGATTAAGACAGATATATGGGATTTCTCTGAAGGGTCTCTGGAGTAATGTTACCCAATAGGATTTATAGTTCAGAGATCTGGGAGTCTCTCCAGGTGGAGCCACTTCTTCACATCTCTGGTACCTAGGACATGTGATCAGAATGTCGCAGGATTGAATTACAAGACAGGTTCTCAAAGTCAAAACCAATGGAGTAGGAGACCCAGGGGTAGACCAAGCACTAAATAGTTGGATGATATCCATAGACTTAGTTGTTGatgcttgggaatccaaccaaaatatgtaATGATGGTTACATCTGATAGGCCCCTATGGAAGAAATGCCTGGGGACTCTATCCCCACAACTCTCCCAGAAATATTGAGCAGAGGGAATGAATGGATCAAATGGTTTGCCTGTTGGTACCCTATATTGATTCTTTAGGTTCTCATGCACTTTTGCCTTCACAAACACATCTGCCATCGGTTTACCTTAAAAGATTCTCAAGTGTAAACtttaactaattttttaaaaaatctccaTTAATTTAACCactttgttatttttctcatcatccctagaaatagaaaacaatgtcttataattttcttgtttcttagctatttttttatatttctctcttgaaatagtttctttgttatgtttataacagcacacatcttttatattattgttaatattgttgatgttgttgcatttatttcttattgttgtgTCTTTTGCAGCAATTTTTTTAGGAGTTGATACAACTAAACTGAAAATTGATGATGAGTCTATTGACGCTGTAAAACAAGGCTACCTGATGCTTTACGAATGGTACAGGAATTGCGACCCagaaacacggacacacgcaACATTACGTGCAGCTCTTGAAGAAGCTGAATGTGTCGCTGTGATGGAATGTCTGTCATTAGACGCAAAGTGAATTTctgtgtaactgttgttgtttagcctcagattaACCTTGACCAAACAGAGACTTATGATCAAACGCATGCCAGCCAAGACCATCATACCTATTTCCAAAGAGAACCCACAACCACATTGTCCAATATGCCCTTCTGTACAGTGATATCGTGTGaatttagctgctaattctagcaggtaTATCAGCCACATAGTGATCCATTCACTGGTTTGGCTCCTttgttaaaaattcacatttaaaataaagacaaactttgaaatgttcatttattgttgttgctgttgttgtatatcTAATCCCCTCCCTAAACAACCCCATTGTTATATAGACAGCtttaatatcttctgctatattgATAGTTATCTACCTTCATTTTTAGCTGAGAGTAGAatgcctggtatatatatatatattgatgtcttttccctttatatatcctatagagatagtatttctatataatacatGATGTATCTAAGGATATATCTCACTTTGTCCTGTTGTGGTTTAAGACAGGACTCTccaaagtggtggtggttgaataaAAATTCCAGGGGTTTTGAGtgcaatatacaatattttaattttatattcttacttTATGACCTTCGTTATTTACTAATTACTGAAATTTTcgtcagtaaaaataaaacttcactattatacatatgaaaataaatcaaaaaaattataattaaacaatagctgtgctgaaaaagtctgagataataaaataatgacacaacatttgttgttttaattgcATGTGTCTCCCTCTTTTTAAATAACTTCAGATAAAGGAAGAGTACAATTCTTCCTTACAATATTTACCTTCATATTACTCCactgttattttaatttgaaattagattTCAAGTTCTTACAGCAGAGACCAagatcaaataagtaaaacatatgaGACCTTCATGTACATTATAAGATGTGACAGGAAGCTCTACCGAGCAGACTTTTGTGGAATTGGAAAGGAAGATTCATAAGTATTCTCCACTTTTTATTGGATTCTTTTGTGATAGAAGTGAACAAACCTgattgttttcaaattaaataatcaagatatttaaattagataaaaagaaactttattcagaaattgataattactattaaagcaaaacgaaattttaccggtgagtgtgttaaataataaggcactaaaagagaatgactctccccagacacaacaaaattattttgtatcaaactttgtacaaaattattctaaataaatTGATAACATAAGTTTCTGATTTTTTGCTTGGATAACTGGGGGAGAAATTCTATTCACACATTATATGCCatgtaaatacacaacaaaataataaagctGTTCAAAGCTATAGGTTACTGTTTATATAGACCAGCTGGAGCAAATTTAGTTTAACATTTAATGCGTAGCAATAAACTCATTTATAAAAGTGTTAGTTTTCTTTAAATTGAGAAAACGTAAGACTTTTAGTGactttataaaactaaaaagagTAACTTCAAACTTTGATGACCCCAGACAAATTCCTTTACTGACTGAGATCTTCATCTTGTTCTGGTCAATGACTGTCaaagtaattttcatattttaaaagcatCAAAACGAAAATATGTTGCCCAGAGAAGAGAGGTTGAATTTGTCAAATTATAAAAGCACAGAGTATAATGATGGACTGGACATTTTCTTTAGGTTAATGATCAgaggatccctaaacagatgctatatgctAAACTTCTTTATGGAAAGAGCCCCCAGCAGAAACGAAGACTACGATTTaaggactgtatatatatatattatatatatatatatatatatatatatatataatatatatatatactaagcaattaagggtttagcaacaaattgcctcaccacacaccgaatttagaaatagcagtcaaagagttatagctattctttctactaaaaggggatctcagttgctaaacccttaattgcttagtattacttaaattttcctcgaatgaggcttttacatgccgaaatctacttggtgtaattaataattattccaaattaattaatttcaccctttattgttactgatatatatatatatatatatatatataaactgagcgGATACTTACCAGGCTGAAAAAATGTACTTTAATGAGGTCAATTGGTTCGACTAAAAATCCTGCAAGGCGgtaacccagcatggccgcaatttaatgactgaaaaaattaaaaaaagaagaagcaataTACGAAAATTGTCATCGATGTCAACAACTTCTCCGTCCCGCTTTCACAAATTCAGcgaaacagaaatgaaagcacacacacacacacatattggctgacccacacactcatacaatttcttcagaatgtcacggttttaaggtcaacatttttaaagcataaatagctacgagtgtgcgtctttgcatgtatctatatgtgtgggtgtttgtgcgtgtgtgagcacagtccaccCATACCCATGTTGGTCGCATCGTCTCATTTGACCCAGCCacgaaattttttttctccctcgAGTGTTCCGGATCCCATTAATGAACTAATTTGCATACAACCAGTCAGAGCTCACCTTCAACTTGTTCTCAGGTTAATAAACAGGAGTGTCTGTATgggaagtagctcgcttaccaaccacatggttccgggttcaatcccactacatggcaccatgggcaaatgtcttctaccatagcctacggaccgaccaaagctttgtcagtggattttgtacacggaaacagaaggaagcccgtcgtatatatgaatatatatatatatatatatgtatgtatgtatgtatgtatgtatgtgtgtgtgtgtatgttactgtgtctgtgtttgtcctcccaacatagtttcacaaccgatgctggtgtgtttacgtccccataacttagcggttcggtatataagaccgatagaataagtactaggtttacaaataatAGGTCCTCGGGTCGATCTACTGGacaaaagtcggtgctccagcaaggccacagtcaaatgactgaaacatgtaaaagagtaaaagagtatacaatatatatagatacatatatatatatatatatatatatatatatatatacatacaaccatatatgtatacatatatatatatatatatagttataattcggaatggtcattttgccagtttaggcaagaaatatataaacatagtcgctggagtggcagtgtggcttgctaaccaaccacatggttctaggttcagtcccactgcgtggcatcttgggcaagtgtcttctgctatagccccgggccgaccaaagccttttgagtggatttggtagatggaaactgaaagaagcctatcgtatacatgtacatatatatatatgtatgtgtgtgtttgtgtgtctgtgtttgtcctcctagcattgcttgacaaccgatgctggtgtgtgtacgtccccgtcacttagcggttcggcaaaagagaccgatagaataagtactggtcttacaaagaataagtcccggggtcgatttgctcgactaaaggcggtgctccagcatggccgcagtcaaatgactgaaacaagtaaaaaaaaaaaagaaaaaaaaatatatatatatatatagatataagtaatactaagcaataaagggtttagcaacgaattgccttaccacataccgaatttagaaatagcagtcaaagagttatagctatttcttctactaaaaagggagatctcagtaaaaacagcaattggaaggcagacacaaacaggtaagagagaatgaattgacggcaatctatcatacaattttaagttatctacggacgtacgtttcgaaatcaagtttttaggaaagcataagaattaaatattaaataattctatcttaccaaaaacttcttttctcttcagcgtagaatactataatcataaatgattatatattgaattttgaga
It contains:
- the LOC115227240 gene encoding uncharacterized protein LOC115227240 isoform X2; the encoded protein is MEVQMVAGPVVSPKFEDKGVQSDAQLLGATSKQGGSPQLKEKDLLRVAKRLGRDWWQVAIFLGVDTTKLKIDDESIDAVKQGYLMLYEWYRNCDPETRTHATLRAALEEAECVAVMECLSLDAK
- the LOC115227240 gene encoding uncharacterized protein LOC115227240 isoform X1, yielding MVSHIEMASILYLEISLSVSPKFEDKGVQSDAQLLGATSKQGGSPQLKEKDLLRVAKRLGRDWWQVAIFLGVDTTKLKIDDESIDAVKQGYLMLYEWYRNCDPETRTHATLRAALEEAECVAVMECLSLDAK